A region of Streptomyces sp. NBC_01267 DNA encodes the following proteins:
- a CDS encoding L,D-transpeptidase, with amino-acid sequence MGRVKGSIGIALLVSAVLAGTSACGGDASASASGSGSGAASKPSASVHPKPSHPAGPPMLLETIAPKSGATVGVAMPISVVFTNPVATSARATIEKHLKVSASEPVVGAWHWFSSTRADWRPEKYWHPGTKVTLDADLTDVGNGSGRYGTHNYQHKFTIGDDVEATASVPGHSMKVMRDGKLVRSLPIDAGSPSFPSWTGTMAVIDKEREVHMTSCSVGISCTKGSPDFYDLTLPWDVHLTTSGTYVHYSTGDPYPGHSYGSHGCVHLSMADSKWFYDFVKQGDPITITGSPRGKAAADNGYASFNLSWAEWLKTSATGQQTTAS; translated from the coding sequence ATGGGCCGGGTCAAGGGCAGCATAGGGATCGCACTGCTGGTCAGCGCGGTACTGGCGGGCACGAGTGCCTGTGGGGGAGACGCCTCGGCGTCGGCCTCCGGGAGCGGCTCCGGAGCGGCCTCGAAGCCGTCGGCGAGCGTGCACCCGAAGCCTTCGCACCCCGCGGGGCCGCCCATGCTGCTGGAGACGATCGCTCCCAAGTCCGGTGCGACGGTCGGCGTGGCCATGCCGATCTCGGTGGTCTTCACCAATCCGGTGGCCACCTCGGCCCGTGCCACCATCGAGAAGCACCTGAAGGTCTCCGCGTCGGAACCGGTGGTGGGGGCCTGGCACTGGTTCAGCAGCACCCGGGCCGACTGGCGGCCGGAGAAGTACTGGCACCCGGGCACCAAGGTGACGCTGGACGCCGATCTGACGGACGTCGGCAACGGCTCGGGCCGTTACGGCACCCACAACTACCAGCACAAGTTCACCATCGGGGACGACGTCGAGGCCACCGCGTCGGTGCCCGGCCACTCGATGAAGGTCATGCGCGACGGCAAGCTGGTACGGTCCCTGCCGATCGACGCGGGCAGCCCGAGCTTCCCCTCCTGGACCGGCACGATGGCGGTGATCGACAAGGAGCGTGAGGTGCACATGACCTCGTGCAGCGTCGGCATCAGCTGCACCAAGGGCAGCCCCGACTTCTACGACCTGACGCTGCCCTGGGACGTCCACCTCACCACGTCGGGCACCTACGTCCACTACTCCACCGGCGACCCGTACCCGGGCCACAGCTACGGCTCGCACGGCTGTGTCCACCTGTCGATGGCCGACTCCAAGTGGTTCTACGACTTCGTCAAGCAGGGCGACCCGATCACCATCACGGGTTCCCCCCGAGGCAAGGCCGCCGCGGACAACGGCTATGCCTCGTTCAACCTCTCCTGGGCGGAGTGGCTGAAGACCAGCGCCACCGGTCAGCAGACGACCGCGAGCTGA
- a CDS encoding GNAT family N-acetyltransferase: MNPAVDPYVIRVGVPSVETYRHLRSVAGLSAKTAEAAEAGLPNSWHSVVIMDGDEPVGMGRVIGDGGCFFQIVDICVTPAHQGRGLGKRIMNELTGELGRRAPASAYVSLIADGDARHLYEKFGFRETAPESVGMYRAV; this comes from the coding sequence ATGAATCCTGCTGTTGACCCTTACGTGATCCGAGTCGGAGTGCCGTCCGTCGAGACCTACCGCCACTTGCGGTCCGTGGCCGGTCTGAGCGCGAAGACGGCCGAGGCCGCCGAGGCCGGACTGCCGAACAGCTGGCACAGCGTGGTGATCATGGACGGTGACGAGCCCGTCGGCATGGGGCGCGTCATCGGTGACGGCGGCTGCTTCTTCCAGATCGTCGACATCTGCGTCACCCCCGCGCACCAGGGCCGTGGCCTCGGCAAGCGGATCATGAACGAACTGACCGGGGAACTCGGCCGCCGCGCACCGGCCAGTGCCTACGTGTCCCTCATCGCCGACGGCGACGCCCGGCACCTCTACGAGAAGTTCGGGTTCAGGGAGACGGCACCGGAGTCCGTGGGCATGTACCGCGCTGTCTGA